One window of Fusobacterium polymorphum genomic DNA carries:
- a CDS encoding cupin domain-containing protein — protein sequence MKKILLFTLFIGICMSGVASTKEKNPNLLKQVYKKEELITLDKEKVAGGNGTLHGKFAFTRDMATEEDAIKEIGWMTLNKGESIGVHPHKNNEDTYIIVSGEGIFTDGSGRETVVKAGDVTIARPNQYHGLRNEKDEPLVFLDIIAQNHALKAEK from the coding sequence ATGAAAAAAATACTATTGTTTACATTGTTTATAGGAATTTGTATGAGTGGAGTAGCAAGTACAAAAGAAAAAAATCCAAATCTTTTAAAACAAGTATATAAAAAGGAAGAATTGATAACATTGGACAAAGAAAAAGTAGCAGGAGGAAACGGAACTTTACATGGGAAATTTGCCTTTACTAGAGATATGGCTACTGAAGAAGATGCTATCAAAGAAATAGGTTGGATGACACTAAACAAAGGAGAATCTATTGGAGTACACCCTCATAAAAATAATGAAGATACTTACATTATTGTTTCTGGAGAAGGAATCTTTACAGATGGTTCTGGAAGAGAAACAGTTGTTAAAGCTGGAGATGTAACTATTGCAAGACCAAATCAATATCATGGACTTCGTAATGAAAAAGATGAACCACTTGTATTTTTAGATATTATCGCTCAAAATCATGCTTTAAAAGCAGAAAAATAA
- the tsaD gene encoding tRNA (adenosine(37)-N6)-threonylcarbamoyltransferase complex transferase subunit TsaD: MIILGIESSCDETSIAVIKDGKEILSNNISSQIEIHKEYGGVVPEIASRQHIKNIATVLEESLEEAKITLDDVDYIAVTYAPGLIGALLVGISFAKGLSYAKNISIIPVHHIKGHMYANFLEHDVELPCISLVVSGGHTNIIYIDENHNFINIGETLDDAVGESCDKVARVLGLGYPGGPVIDKMYYKGDRNFLKITKPKVSRFDFSFSGIKTAIINFDNNMKMKNQEYKKEDLAASFLGTVVDILCDKTLDAAVEKNVKTIMLAGGVAANSLLRSQLAEKAAEKGIKVIYPSMKLCTDNAAMIAEAAYYKLKNAKNEEEIFAGLDLNGVASLMVSDEKVI; the protein is encoded by the coding sequence ATGATTATTTTAGGTATAGAAAGTTCATGTGATGAAACTTCTATTGCAGTTATAAAAGATGGGAAGGAAATTTTATCAAATAATATTTCTTCTCAAATTGAAATTCATAAAGAATATGGTGGAGTTGTACCAGAAATTGCTTCAAGACAACATATTAAAAATATAGCTACTGTACTTGAAGAAAGTTTAGAAGAAGCTAAAATTACCTTAGATGATGTAGACTATATTGCAGTAACTTATGCTCCAGGACTTATTGGAGCTTTACTTGTCGGAATTTCATTTGCAAAAGGTTTATCTTATGCAAAAAATATTTCTATTATTCCAGTTCATCATATTAAGGGACATATGTATGCAAATTTCTTAGAACATGATGTAGAGTTACCTTGTATTTCTCTTGTTGTATCTGGTGGACACACTAATATTATATATATTGATGAAAATCATAATTTTATTAATATTGGAGAAACTTTAGATGATGCAGTGGGAGAAAGTTGTGATAAGGTTGCAAGAGTTCTAGGACTTGGATATCCAGGTGGACCTGTAATAGATAAGATGTACTATAAGGGAGATAGAAACTTTTTAAAAATTACTAAACCAAAAGTTTCAAGATTTGATTTTAGTTTTTCAGGAATTAAAACAGCTATTATAAATTTTGATAATAATATGAAAATGAAAAATCAAGAATATAAAAAAGAAGATTTAGCAGCTTCTTTTTTAGGGACTGTTGTAGATATTTTATGTGATAAAACTTTAGATGCTGCAGTTGAAAAAAATGTAAAAACTATTATGCTTGCAGGTGGTGTTGCAGCTAATTCACTTTTAAGAAGTCAACTTGCAGAAAAAGCAGCTGAAAAAGGAATTAAAGTTATATACCCAAGTATGAAACTATGTACAGATAATGCAGCTATGATAGCAGAGGCAGCATATTATAAGTTAAAAAATGCTAAAAATGAGGAAGAAATTTTTGCTGGATTAGACTTAAATGGTGTTGCAAGTTTAATGGTTAGTGATGAAAAAGTTATATAA
- a CDS encoding regulatory protein RecX, whose translation MQLKKITIKGNKLILGDDKIIYLTKEMFSKFDLKDKTSLDDETFYSLIYFRIKLSAYTMLAKRDYFKKELKNKLIEKIGFADIVEDVVEDFEEKGYLDDYEKAKSYATQHSNYGTKKLSFILYQMGVDREIVSEVLEDEKDNQIEKIKQLWVKLGNKEHKKKVESILRKGFLYGDIKKAISSLEEEEE comes from the coding sequence ATGCAGTTGAAGAAAATAACGATTAAGGGAAATAAACTTATTCTTGGTGATGATAAAATTATCTATCTAACCAAAGAAATGTTTTCTAAGTTTGATTTAAAAGATAAAACAAGTCTTGATGATGAAACTTTTTATTCTTTAATTTATTTTAGAATTAAGCTATCAGCTTATACTATGTTAGCTAAAAGAGATTATTTTAAAAAAGAATTAAAAAATAAATTGATAGAGAAAATTGGTTTTGCAGATATAGTTGAAGATGTTGTAGAAGATTTTGAAGAGAAAGGTTATTTAGATGACTATGAGAAAGCAAAATCTTATGCAACACAACATTCTAATTATGGAACAAAGAAATTATCTTTTATTCTTTATCAAATGGGAGTGGATAGGGAAATAGTCTCTGAAGTTCTTGAAGATGAAAAAGACAATCAAATAGAAAAAATAAAACAACTTTGGGTAAAATTAGGTAATAAGGAACACAAGAAGAAAGTTGAAAGCATATTAAGAAAAGGTTTCTTGTATGGAGATATAAAAAAGGCAATATCTTCTTTGGAGGAGGAAGAAGAATGA
- a CDS encoding lipopolysaccharide core heptose(II) kinase RfaY codes for MSKNKIPEKIIKVLKDDHRSYVYVFELEPYGNKKFVYKESREKNKRKWQRFLNFFRGSESKREYYQMEKINSLGLKTAKPIFYNKEYLMYEYVEGNEPTVDDIDLVVEELKKIHSMGYLHGDSHINNFLISPEKEVYIIDSKFQKNKYGKFGEIFEMMYLEDSVGIEIDYDKKSFYYKGAILLRKYLTFFSKLKNIIRGK; via the coding sequence ATGAGTAAAAATAAGATTCCAGAAAAAATTATAAAGGTTTTAAAAGATGACCATAGAAGTTATGTCTATGTCTTTGAATTAGAGCCATATGGTAATAAAAAATTTGTATATAAAGAGTCAAGAGAAAAAAATAAAAGAAAATGGCAAAGATTTTTAAATTTTTTTAGGGGCTCTGAGAGTAAAAGAGAATATTATCAAATGGAGAAAATAAATTCTTTGGGACTTAAAACTGCTAAACCTATTTTCTATAATAAAGAGTACTTAATGTATGAATATGTTGAAGGAAATGAACCAACAGTAGATGACATTGACTTAGTAGTAGAAGAACTAAAGAAAATACATTCTATGGGATATTTACACGGAGATTCACATATTAACAATTTTTTAATATCTCCTGAAAAAGAAGTATATATAATTGATTCAAAATTTCAGAAAAATAAATATGGAAAATTTGGAGAAATCTTTGAAATGATGTATTTAGAAGATAGTGTAGGAATAGAAATTGACTATGATAAAAAAAGTTTTTATTATAAAGGTGCAATATTACTTAGAAAATATTTAACTTTTTTTTCAAAATTAAAAAATATAATTAGAGGAAAATAA
- a CDS encoding glycosyltransferase family 9 protein: protein MNILIIHTAFIGDIVLSTALVSKVKEKYPDSNIYYLTTTLGKEILKNNPKIKEIIVYDKRGKDKGFKAFISFIRKIRKLKIDVCLTPHRYLRSSILSLLSGASIRVGYDIASLAFVYNKKIKYDKTKHEVEKLLSFIDDNTKRYELEMYPSEKDKIKIDTLLKKLSNNKKIILIAPGSKWFTKKWPEEYFRILIQNLVKRDDLLIVITGGKEEKEIELNLDSKVLDLRGEITLLELAELTKRAVLVVSNDSAPIHITSAFPDTRIIGIFGPTVREFGFFPWSQNSKVFEINGLYCRPCAIHGGNSCPEKHFRCMREITPDLIENEIYNYISSIDNKKVKGNE, encoded by the coding sequence ATGAATATTTTAATAATACATACAGCTTTTATTGGAGATATTGTATTATCTACAGCTTTAGTATCAAAGGTAAAAGAAAAATATCCTGATTCTAATATCTATTATCTAACAACAACTTTGGGAAAAGAAATATTAAAAAATAACCCAAAAATTAAAGAAATTATTGTCTATGATAAAAGAGGAAAAGATAAGGGCTTCAAAGCATTTATTTCTTTTATTAGAAAAATTAGAAAATTAAAGATAGATGTTTGCTTAACACCACATAGATATCTAAGAAGTAGTATTTTATCTCTTTTGAGTGGAGCTAGTATTAGAGTAGGCTATGATATTGCAAGTTTAGCTTTTGTATATAATAAAAAAATTAAATATGATAAAACAAAACATGAAGTTGAAAAGCTACTCTCTTTTATAGATGATAATACTAAAAGATATGAACTTGAAATGTATCCAAGTGAAAAAGATAAAATTAAAATTGATACTTTACTTAAAAAATTATCAAATAATAAAAAAATAATACTTATAGCTCCTGGAAGTAAATGGTTTACAAAAAAATGGCCAGAAGAATATTTTAGAATTTTAATTCAAAACTTAGTTAAAAGAGATGATTTACTGATAGTTATAACAGGTGGAAAAGAAGAAAAAGAAATAGAGTTAAATCTTGATTCAAAAGTTTTAGATTTAAGAGGAGAGATTACTTTATTGGAATTGGCAGAACTTACAAAAAGAGCTGTTTTGGTTGTCTCAAATGATTCTGCTCCTATACATATAACATCAGCCTTTCCAGATACAAGAATAATAGGAATTTTTGGTCCAACAGTTAGAGAATTTGGCTTCTTTCCTTGGTCTCAAAATAGTAAAGTTTTTGAAATAAACGGTTTATATTGTCGTCCTTGTGCAATACATGGTGGGAATTCTTGTCCTGAAAAACATTTTAGGTGTATGAGAGAAATTACTCCAGATTTAATAGAAAATGAGATTTACAATTATATTTCTAGTATTGACAATAAAAAGGTGAAAGGCAATGAGTAA
- a CDS encoding glycosyltransferase family 9 protein: protein MEIKRILVSRTDKIGDLILSIPSFFMLKKMYPSAELVVIVRKYNVDIVKNLPYIDRIVIIDEYTKAELLEKIAYFKADVFIALYNDSYVASLARASKAKIRIGPISKLSSFFTYNKGILQKRSLSIKNEGQYNLDLVAKLDKKRFEELYELNTKLILTNENKKVADVYFKENSIEGKCLVVNPFIGGSAKNITDKQYVGILKKVKEKIPDLNIIITSHISDEERTEKLCKDIGKDKIFTFSNGASILNTASIIDRADVYFGASTGPTHIAGALGKNIVAIYPHKKTQSPTRWGILGNSNVKYIIPDENNPKEDYKNPYFDNFTEEMEDKVVKVILEALK from the coding sequence ATGGAAATTAAAAGAATTTTAGTTTCAAGAACAGATAAAATTGGAGATTTAATTCTATCAATACCAAGTTTTTTTATGTTAAAAAAAATGTATCCTAGTGCAGAGCTTGTAGTCATTGTTAGAAAATATAATGTAGATATAGTAAAAAATCTTCCATATATTGATAGGATTGTAATAATTGATGAATATACTAAAGCAGAGCTTTTAGAAAAAATTGCATATTTTAAGGCAGATGTTTTTATAGCTTTATACAATGATAGTTATGTTGCTTCTCTTGCTAGAGCAAGTAAAGCTAAAATAAGAATAGGACCTATTTCAAAATTAAGTTCATTTTTTACATATAACAAAGGTATTCTACAAAAAAGATCTTTATCTATTAAAAATGAAGGACAGTATAACTTAGACTTAGTTGCAAAGCTTGATAAAAAAAGATTTGAAGAGCTTTATGAATTAAATACAAAATTGATACTTACAAATGAGAATAAAAAAGTAGCAGATGTATATTTTAAAGAAAATTCTATTGAAGGAAAATGCTTAGTGGTAAATCCTTTTATAGGGGGTTCTGCTAAAAATATAACTGATAAACAATATGTTGGCATATTAAAAAAAGTTAAAGAAAAAATACCAGACCTAAATATTATTATTACAAGCCATATTTCTGATGAAGAAAGAACAGAAAAGCTTTGTAAGGATATTGGAAAAGATAAGATTTTTACTTTTTCTAATGGAGCAAGTATTTTAAATACTGCTTCAATCATAGATAGAGCAGATGTATATTTTGGAGCTTCAACAGGTCCAACTCATATTGCAGGAGCATTAGGTAAAAATATTGTAGCTATCTATCCTCATAAAAAAACTCAAAGCCCTACTAGATGGGGAATTTTAGGTAATTCTAATGTGAAGTATATAATTCCTGATGAAAATAATCCAAAAGAGGATTACAAAAACCCATACTTTGATAACTTTACTGAAGAAATGGAAGACAAAGTTGTTAAAGTAATATTAGAGGCATTAAAATGA
- a CDS encoding sodium/glutamate symporter, with protein MTSKIFMDLLNSLGLLGLFLILGTFLRAKIKFFQTTFIPASVIGGFLLLILGPICFNIIKIPEEWLKIFSLTPGVLIVPIVASVPLGLKSSSEKKSMKNILPLAFIGIAIAMLQFGFGFSAQYIFPNYDFYKTFGWELGIGFVGGHGTAGLLGNMLQSANLDFWEIAQGVATTTATFGLVGGILIGMLLINIASRKNFTAILKKPGDIPESFKIGFVKDIENQPKLGRETTLTSSVDTLAFHAAIIFGVCLISSQLQNLIKEYKIPILDKISIWAYAMIIMFIVWKLFNKFKIDFLIDSNTKSRISGSLTEFAVTAAIASLPIKAVFSYLVPILFIVVVGFIVTTLFLFYMCKFFIKDYWFEHMIATFGMATGVFLTGILLLRICDPDFKSPVLANYSLSYTITSVVYFVFLNVILTLLLTKGLFFGMSFTFIVGILFTIAAIISSKILLKDK; from the coding sequence ATGACTAGTAAAATTTTTATGGATTTATTAAATTCTTTAGGATTATTAGGCTTATTTCTAATTTTAGGAACTTTTTTAAGAGCTAAAATAAAATTTTTCCAGACTACTTTTATTCCTGCATCAGTAATAGGTGGCTTTTTACTTCTTATATTAGGTCCTATTTGTTTTAATATAATAAAAATTCCAGAAGAATGGTTAAAAATATTTTCTTTAACACCAGGAGTTTTGATTGTTCCAATAGTTGCTTCTGTTCCTCTTGGATTAAAAAGTTCATCTGAAAAAAAATCTATGAAAAATATTTTACCTTTAGCTTTTATTGGAATTGCTATTGCTATGTTACAATTTGGATTTGGTTTTTCTGCACAATATATTTTCCCAAACTATGATTTCTATAAAACTTTTGGTTGGGAATTAGGAATTGGATTTGTTGGTGGACATGGAACAGCTGGTTTATTAGGAAATATGTTACAAAGTGCCAATTTAGATTTTTGGGAAATAGCACAAGGTGTAGCAACTACCACTGCGACTTTTGGTTTGGTAGGAGGAATTTTAATTGGTATGCTTTTAATCAATATTGCTTCAAGAAAAAATTTTACAGCTATTCTTAAAAAACCAGGAGATATTCCTGAAAGTTTTAAAATAGGTTTTGTAAAGGATATTGAAAATCAACCTAAACTTGGAAGAGAAACTACTTTAACATCATCAGTTGATACTTTAGCATTCCATGCTGCAATTATTTTTGGAGTTTGCTTAATTTCATCACAGTTACAAAATTTGATAAAAGAATATAAGATTCCAATATTAGATAAAATTTCTATTTGGGCTTATGCTATGATTATAATGTTTATAGTGTGGAAATTATTTAATAAATTTAAAATAGATTTCTTAATTGATAGTAATACAAAATCAAGAATATCTGGAAGTCTTACAGAATTTGCAGTTACAGCTGCTATTGCTAGTTTACCTATAAAAGCTGTATTTTCTTATCTAGTTCCAATTTTATTTATAGTTGTTGTTGGTTTCATTGTTACAACTTTATTCTTATTTTATATGTGTAAGTTCTTTATAAAAGACTATTGGTTTGAACATATGATTGCTACTTTTGGTATGGCTACTGGTGTATTTTTAACTGGAATACTTCTATTAAGAATATGTGATCCTGATTTTAAAAGTCCTGTTTTAGCGAATTATTCTCTTTCATACACTATTACAAGTGTAGTCTATTTTGTATTTTTAAATGTAATCTTGACTCTTCTATTAACAAAAGGACTTTTCTTTGGAATGAGTTTTACATTTATTGTAGGAATTTTATTTACTATTGCTGCTATAATTTCTAGTAAAATTTTATTAAAGGATAAATAA
- the recA gene encoding recombinase RecA, producing the protein MAAKKDKSIPDSKITDKEGKEKAVKDAMAAITKGFGSGLIMKLGEKSSMNVESIPTGSINLDIALGIGGVPKGRIIEIYGAESSGKTTLALHIIAECQKQGGTVAFIDAEHALDPVYAKALGVDIDELLISQPDYGEQALEIADTLVRSGAIDLIVIDSVAALVPKAEIDGEMSDQQMGLQARLMSKGLRKLTGNLNKYKTTMIFINQIREKIGVTYGPTTTTTGGKALKFYSSVRMEVKKMGTVKQGDDPIGSEVVVKVTKNKVAPPFKEAAFEILYGKGISKVGEIIDAAVAKDIIVKAGSWFSFRDQSIGQGKEKVRAELETNPELLAQVEADLKEAIAKGPVDKKKKKSKKEVASDDTDDENLEIDDDAVEENND; encoded by the coding sequence ATGGCAGCAAAAAAAGATAAAAGTATCCCAGATTCAAAAATAACAGATAAAGAAGGAAAAGAAAAAGCAGTCAAAGACGCCATGGCAGCGATTACAAAAGGTTTTGGTTCTGGACTTATTATGAAATTGGGAGAAAAAAGTTCTATGAATGTAGAATCTATTCCAACAGGAAGTATAAATTTGGATATAGCTTTAGGAATTGGAGGAGTACCTAAAGGAAGAATTATTGAAATATATGGAGCAGAAAGTTCAGGTAAAACAACTCTTGCTTTACATATTATAGCTGAATGTCAAAAACAAGGTGGAACAGTAGCATTTATTGATGCTGAGCATGCTCTTGACCCAGTTTATGCAAAAGCGTTAGGTGTTGACATAGATGAACTTTTAATTTCTCAACCAGACTATGGAGAACAAGCACTTGAAATTGCTGATACTCTTGTTAGATCAGGAGCTATAGATTTAATTGTAATTGACTCAGTTGCAGCTCTTGTTCCAAAAGCAGAAATAGATGGTGAAATGTCAGATCAACAAATGGGATTACAAGCAAGACTTATGTCAAAAGGTTTAAGAAAATTAACAGGAAATTTGAATAAGTATAAGACTACAATGATTTTTATCAACCAAATCAGAGAAAAAATTGGTGTAACTTATGGACCTACAACTACAACAACTGGTGGAAAAGCACTTAAATTCTATTCATCAGTTAGAATGGAAGTTAAAAAGATGGGTACAGTAAAACAAGGTGATGATCCAATAGGAAGTGAAGTTGTTGTAAAAGTAACTAAAAATAAGGTAGCACCACCATTTAAAGAAGCAGCATTTGAAATACTATATGGAAAAGGAATTTCAAAGGTTGGAGAAATTATAGATGCAGCTGTTGCAAAAGATATTATAGTTAAAGCTGGTTCTTGGTTCAGTTTTAGAGACCAAAGTATAGGACAAGGAAAAGAAAAAGTAAGAGCAGAATTGGAAACAAATCCAGAATTATTAGCACAAGTTGAAGCAGATTTAAAAGAAGCTATTGCAAAAGGTCCTGTTGATAAGAAAAAGAAAAAATCTAAAAAAGAAGTTGCTTCTGATGATACTGATGATGAAAATCTTGAAATAGATGATGATGCAGTTGAAGAAAATAACGATTAA
- a CDS encoding glycosyltransferase family 9 protein, producing the protein MENHKRILVIRLSSIGDVILTTAVLKAFKEKYPNYIIDFLVIDKFRDAISLSPYVDNLLLYDKEKNDGLFNLIKFSKELSKNDYDYVFDLHSKFRSKIITFVLSKFYRVKAYTYKKRAFWKSILVNLKLIKYKVDNTIIKNYFSAFKDFNLEYQGEKLNFSFEPELKEKFKEYKDYIAFAVGASKETKKWTIEGFGKLAKKLYEAYGKKVILIGGKEDCERCDKIEKISENSVINLAGKLSLKETGALLSQTSFLLTNDSGPFHIARGVGCKTFVIFGPTSPGMFDFGENDVLVYNKIDCSPCSLHGDKICPKKHFKCMKELSYEKVFKIIENKE; encoded by the coding sequence TTGGAAAATCATAAAAGAATATTAGTTATAAGATTAAGTTCAATAGGAGATGTAATACTTACAACAGCGGTACTTAAAGCATTTAAAGAAAAATATCCAAACTATATAATAGATTTTTTAGTGATAGATAAATTTAGAGATGCTATAAGTTTATCTCCTTATGTAGATAATTTATTGCTTTATGATAAAGAAAAAAATGATGGTCTTTTTAATTTAATAAAATTTAGCAAAGAACTTTCAAAAAATGATTATGATTATGTATTTGATTTACATTCTAAATTTCGTTCAAAGATAATTACCTTTGTTTTAAGTAAATTTTATAGAGTAAAGGCTTATACATATAAAAAAAGAGCTTTTTGGAAATCTATACTTGTAAATTTAAAATTAATAAAATATAAGGTTGATAATACTATAATTAAAAATTATTTTTCAGCTTTTAAAGATTTCAACTTAGAATATCAGGGAGAAAAATTAAATTTTTCATTTGAACCTGAGCTAAAAGAAAAATTTAAAGAATATAAAGACTATATAGCTTTTGCAGTTGGAGCTTCAAAAGAAACTAAAAAATGGACTATTGAAGGTTTTGGAAAACTTGCTAAAAAACTATATGAAGCTTATGGAAAAAAGGTAATTTTAATAGGTGGTAAAGAAGATTGTGAAAGATGTGATAAAATAGAAAAGATAAGTGAAAATTCTGTTATAAATCTAGCAGGAAAATTAAGTTTAAAGGAAACAGGAGCTTTACTTTCACAAACAAGTTTTTTACTAACAAATGATTCAGGACCTTTTCATATAGCAAGAGGTGTTGGATGTAAAACATTTGTAATATTTGGACCAACAAGTCCAGGAATGTTTGATTTTGGAGAAAATGATGTGTTAGTCTATAATAAAATTGACTGTTCACCTTGTAGTTTACATGGAGATAAGATTTGTCCAAAGAAACATTTTAAATGTATGAAAGAATTAAGTTATGAAAAAGTTTTTAAAATAATAGAAAATAAGGAGTGA
- a CDS encoding glycosyltransferase family 2 protein, which translates to MTLTVAMITLNEEKNLERTLKSVQDFADEIVIVDSGSTDRTEEIAKKFGAKFVYQQWLGYGPQRNKAIELSTSDWILNIDADEEISPELANKIKGIKENSRYKVYKINFMSVCFNKKIKHGGWSNTYRIRLFRKNAGSYNENSVHEEFVTTQEIAKLHKYIYHHSYSDLADYFEKFNKYTTLGAIEYYKKGKKASLISIVLSPIYKFLRMYIVRLGFLDGLEGFLLATTSSLYTMVKYYKLREIYKNGSYIEGEGNDGN; encoded by the coding sequence ATGACCTTAACTGTTGCAATGATAACATTAAATGAAGAGAAAAATTTGGAGAGAACCCTAAAATCAGTTCAAGATTTTGCAGATGAAATTGTAATTGTAGATAGTGGTTCAACTGATAGAACAGAGGAAATAGCTAAAAAATTTGGAGCAAAATTTGTATATCAACAATGGCTTGGCTATGGTCCACAAAGAAATAAGGCTATTGAACTATCAACTTCTGATTGGATATTAAATATTGATGCAGATGAAGAAATTTCACCAGAACTTGCAAATAAAATAAAAGGAATTAAAGAAAATAGTCGTTATAAAGTTTATAAAATAAATTTTATGTCTGTGTGTTTTAATAAAAAAATAAAACATGGCGGTTGGAGTAATACATATAGAATAAGACTTTTTAGAAAGAATGCTGGAAGTTATAATGAAAATAGTGTACATGAAGAATTTGTGACAACTCAAGAAATAGCAAAACTTCATAAATATATTTATCATCATAGCTATTCAGATTTAGCTGACTATTTTGAAAAATTTAATAAATATACAACACTGGGAGCTATTGAATATTATAAAAAAGGTAAAAAAGCCAGTCTTATCTCAATAGTATTAAGTCCAATATATAAGTTTTTAAGAATGTATATAGTAAGACTTGGTTTTTTAGATGGACTTGAGGGCTTTTTGTTAGCCACAACAAGTTCACTTTATACTATGGTTAAATACTATAAATTAAGAGAAATATACAAAAATGGTTCCTATATTGAAGGAGAAGGAAACGATGGAAATTAA